A stretch of the Lolium perenne isolate Kyuss_39 chromosome 3, Kyuss_2.0, whole genome shotgun sequence genome encodes the following:
- the LOC127338158 gene encoding uncharacterized protein yields the protein MAMAKLMCLCCLLMAMAVAVSADGCEGDRKDMIRECGKYQQWPAEPKMDPSDACCAVWQKADIPCLCAGLTAEKEKLWCMDKVAYVANFCKKPFAHGYKCGSHTFPLLGQ from the exons ATGGCCATGGCCAAACTCATGTGCTTATGTTGCCTCCTCATGGCTATGGCAGTGGCCGTGTCGGCTGACGGCTGCGAGGGCGACCGGAAGGATATGATCCGGGAGTGCGGCAAGTACCAGCAATGGCCGGCGGAGCCGAAGATGGATCCGTCAGATGCTTGTTGCGCCGTGTGGCAGAAGGCGGACATCCCGTGTCTCTGCGCCGGTCTCACCGCGGAGAAAGAGAAGCTATGGTGCATGGACAAGGTCGCGTACGTTGCCAATTTCTGCAAGAAGCCGTTCGCGCATGGCTACAAGTGTGGAT CCCACACATTTCCTCTTCTGGGGCAATAA
- the LOC139837881 gene encoding uncharacterized protein: MDTERKLRTVGCNDEEKIRYATYLLSGLAASWWENVVAVHPPDRVFTWEDFKKKFRDTHVPESMVELKKREFDELQQNAAPIIQYVRDFNRLSRYAREEVNSDKKRKTRFMKGMNPYMKMQLRLARTAEFQELINSAITFEDNYRKVQEDRRKRARIEPRKYPVTKPTPDRSFKPQF; encoded by the coding sequence atggatacagaAAGGAAATTAAGAACTGTtggatgcaacgatgaggagaagattaggtATGCCACCTATTTGTTGTCGGGACTAGCGGCATCATGGTGGGAAAATGTCGTTGCAGTACATCCTCCAGACAGGGTATTCACCTGGGAAGATtttaagaagaagttccgggatacTCATGTTCCTGAAAGCATGGTGGAGttaaagaagagggagtttgatgaACTACAACAGAACGCTGCACCAATCATACAGTATGTTCGTGACTTCAATAGACTGTCAAGGTATGCACGCGAGGAGGTGAACTCGGATAAAAAGAGGAAAACGAGGTTTATGAAAGGAATGAACCCTtatatgaagatgcaactgaggttggcacggactgcagaATTTCAGGAACTGAttaactcggcaatcactttcgaagaTAACTACAGGAAGGTCCaggaggataggaggaagagggctcgtatcgagccaaggaagtacccagttACTAAACCAACACCCGACAGGAGTTTCAAACCACAGTTCTGA
- the LOC127341253 gene encoding geraniol 8-hydroxylase translates to MSSLLAWLPWLVVSILSIYLLDLLAHARRRLPPGPRPLPLIGSLHLLGDQPHRSLAHLAKIHGPLMSLRLGSVTTVVVSSPDIAREFMQKHDAVFAARFVNDAAGHHAKNSVPWLPNAPRWRSLRKIMATELFAPHRLDALQGLRSDKVRELAEHVARLARDGVAVDIGRVAFTTSLNLLSGTIFSKDLTSLDDHGGSKDFQVLVAEIMEHLGLPNVSDFWPALAWADLQGQRRLMARLFARLHVVFDAEVDGRLREREDGEPRKESDDFLDVLLDVAGRDGGKAGLDRDTLRSLFTDLFVAGSDTSSSTIEWAMAELLRDPSSMAKAQEELTRVVGSTRSVKESDIDQLPYLQAVVKETFRLHPPAPLLLPRQAQETTRITGYTVPQGSRVLVNVWAIGRDEVTWHEPDNFMPERFLGRVMDYKGGDFELIPFGAGRRVCPGMPLATRMVHLVLATLLNQFEWRLPVEVEKTGIEMGEKFGLTLTKYVPLCAIASPI, encoded by the exons ATGTCTTCCCTTCTTGCCTGGCTGCCATGGCTCGTCGTCTCCATCCTCTCCATCTACCTCCTGGACCTTCTCGCCCACgcacgccgccgcctccctccaGGTCCCCGCCCTTTGCCACTCATCGGCAGCCTCCACCTCCTCGGCGACCAGCCACACCGCTCTCTCGCCCACCTCGCCAAGATCCATGGCCCGCTCATGTCCCTGCGCCTGGGCTCGGTCACCACGGTGGTCGTCTCCTCCCCGGACATTGCCCGCGAGTTCATGCAGAAGCACGACGCCGTCTTCGCCGCCCGGTTTGTAAACGACGCCGCCGGCCACCATGCCAAGAACTCTGTCCCGTGGCTTCCCAACGCGCCGCGGTGGCGCTCACTCCGTAAGATCATGGCCACGGAGCTCTTCGCGCCGCACCGGCTGGACGCGCTCCAGGGCCTCCGGAGCGACAAGGTGCGGGAGCTCGCGGAGCACGTCGCCCGGCTAGCGCGCGACGGCGTGGCGGTGGACATCGGCCGCGTGGCGTTCACGACGAGCCTGAACCTCCTCTCAGGCACCATCTTCTCGAAAGACCTGACGAGCCTCGACGACCATGGCGGGTCCAAGGATTTCCAGGTGCTGGTGGCCGAGATCATGGAGCACCTGGGGTTGCCGAACGTGTCGGACTTCTGGCCGGCGCTCGCGTGGGCGGACCTGCAGGGCCAGCGCCGGCTGATGGCGCGGTTGTTCGCGCGGCTGCACGTGGTGTTCGACGCAGAGGTGGACGGTAGACTGCGGGAGCGCGAGGACGGCGAGCCCCGGAAGGAGAGTGACGACTTCCTCGACGTGCTGCTCGACGTCGCTGGGCGCGACGGCGGCAAGGCTGGCCTCGACCGCGACACGCTGAGGTCGCTGTTCACG GATTTGTTTGTCGCGGGTAGTGACACGAGCTCCAGCACGATCGAATGGGCAATGGCGGAGCTTCTTCGGGATCCATCATCAATGGCCAAAGCTCAAGAGGAACTCACACGGGTTGTCGGCTCAACAAGGAGTGTCAAAGAATCTGACATTGACCAGTTGCCCTACCTCCAAGCCGTGGTGAAGGAGACATTTCGGTTGCATCCTCCGGCTCCATTGTTGTTACCGCGGCAAGCCCAGGAAACTACACGAATCACAGGTTACACGGTGCCACAAGGTTCTCGTGTGTTGGTGAATGTGTGGGCGATAGGCCGAGACGAAGTCACATGGCATGAACCGGACAATTTCATGCCTGAGAGGTTTCTGGGGAGGGTGATGGACTACAAAGGTGGGGATTTTGAGCTCATTCCGTTTGGTGCGGGGCGCCGAGTGTGCCCTGGGATGCCGTTGGCGACGAGAATGGTGCACTTGGTGCTCGCAACATTGTTGAATCAGTTCGAGTGGAGACTCCCAGTGGAAGTTGAGAAAACGGGGATTGAAATGGGTGAGAAGTTTGGGTTGACACTCACCAAATATGTACCTCTCTGTGCTATAGCTTCACCAATTTGA